aatgttttattgagttttgaaaaatgagagagaaaaagtcaaataaaaatattataaatttaaaatatttttagaatatagtttttgttttgagatttgaaaattttgaattgttttttttttttttggaaatttagaaaagttataacgattaagtaatgattagatgaaaaagttgaagtttTGAGTGAAATAGGATGAAATGAAACGATCTCTATTCCCAAACAACCTAGTTTCCATTTGAGTTCTTCTTGTCCTGGTCTTGGCACATATACGAAGTATTGACAATGACAGCTATACTAACGTCATTCATCTTGTGTGTTCCTTACTCCATATGCAAATCTCTATGCTAGAGAAGTGTACTTATAGACTGAATGCTGATTCTTGCTCTTGTTCTGTGCCAGGAATGAAAGTTTATGTCACTGATGAGAAAGAGTTGATAATGGAACCATCAGTGAAGTGGGCTGGGAATCCTAACTTCATTGTTGCAGTTAAGGCTTTTGGCTTGAGAGCCACAGTTCAGGTATTTTCTTGAACGCTGTTGGTGAAGAGAAAGAAACTATTTTTTGTCAGGACTCAAAAGTTGACTGCCTGATTAAAAGGTCATGTGTGGCTCATATAgatcggtctctctctctctctctctctctctctctctcaagacacacacacacacatgattTGAGTCTGCCAGATTCAAGTTTCCTAAATGAGTTGTGATTTCTTGGGAGTGTTTCAGGTTGTTGATCTGCAAGTGTTCGTTGCTCCACGTATCACCTTGAAGCCTTTGGTTCCAACCTTTCCTTGTTTTTCTAACATTTATGTGTCTCTAATGGAGAAGGTGTGTTAATGGTTAAATTCTCATTCTATGCTACCCTCTGATGCTGATAATGCTCAAATCTTGATGATAAGATTTCTTACTTGAGAATAATTTCTTATCATCTTGTTTATTTGTAGGGCCCCATCCCCAGAGTCAATATGCAGTTATAATATCCATAATAGGATTTCTCTCTGTCTCCGTCCTTTTACCTTTTTCCCTCTtatggtaattttattttgatttttgcaGCCACATGTTGATTTTGGACTTAAACTGCTCGGAGCAGATGCAATGTCCATTCCTGGCCTTTATAGGTTTGTCCAggtaaaatttctattttcattttttcctcttctcgTCAGTTAAGTTATGATGTCATTGGCCAGGATGTCAATCATACCTGATGTGTAATATCCATATcaaggatgatttttttttttttttttgggggggggggggggggggggggagcaaattaagaacaaaatgaaatgatttgatatCCTTTAGCAAAGTGACTGGAATCTGATTGTATTTTCTCCACTATTCTTGGTTGTATTTGGTTAAATTATGTGTCTTTCCTGAATATACCCTATTTCCCCAGGAGCTTATTAAAGACCAAGTTGCAAATATGTATCTCTGGCCCAAAGCCCTAGAAGTACCAATATTGGATCAAGCGAAGTAAGTCTGTTGCTTTACCTTTAAGTTATGATGATGCAAGCCTCTTGTTAGGACTTGCTAATGTTAATCTTTGGCAGAGCGATGAAAAGACCTGTTGGGATTCTTCATGTGAAGGTTCTAAGGGCAATGAAGCTTAAAAAGAAGGATCTACTTGGGGCATCAGACCCTTATGTGAAACTTAAGCTCACTGAGGACAAGCTTCCTTCAAAGAAAACAACTGTCAAACACAGAAACTTGAATCCTGAATGGAACGAGGAATTTAATGTGGTTGTTAAGGACCCAGAATCACAAGCTCTAGAGATGACTGTTTATGATTGGGAACAGGTGTGTTTCTTCAGGTTTGTTTTTGGTAAATCCTGGAGTCTCCGAGGTCACCCATACCTGTGGTcaatattaactttttttttaacatgtggCAATCTGTGCAGTCACTACCCACTATTTGGTACAAATTTTGTATTTCAATTTATGCCGTCAATAGAAATTAAGTGGGAAATTCAGAGCCTCTTTAGTTTAAAAGCATCCCTTGGTTGCCTATACAGGTCTCCATATTACCCAACTCACAAGTTTAAGTTGGATTACCTTTAATTTTTCCCCATGTATTTCTCCGCTGGGTTTTCTTTTACTCAGGTTGGCAAGCATGACAAGATGGGTATGAATGTTATTCCATTGAAGGAGCTTACACCTGACGAGCCTAAAGTTATGACTCTTGACCTACTGAAAAACATGGACCCAAACGATGTTCAAAATGAAAAGTCACGTGGGCAGCTTGTTGTGGAAGTGGTTTACAGACCTTTTAAGGAAGAAGAAGTACCCAATGACACCGAAGGAGAAAATGAGCTACAAAAGGCTCCAGAAGGAACACCTGCTGGTGGCGGTATGCTTGTAATTATCATCCATGAAGCCGAAGATGTGGAAGGAAAGCACCATACAAATCCATATGTCCGGTTGCTTTTCAAAGGGGAGGAGAAAAGAACCAAGGTATATTGTTGTTATTaatgtctattttattttcacaagtacAATTGATAATAACATGCCATTGACACAGCATGTAAAGAAGAACCGAGATCCAAGATGGGAAGAGGAATTTCAGTTTATGCTGGAGGAGCCCCCCACCAATGATAGGATTCATGTGGAAGTTCTTAGTGCCTCTTCAAAATTGGGCCTGCTGCATCCCAAGGTACATGTTTCATCCACTCTAAAAATCATCTAAACACCAGTTTTAAGATGGTAGCA
This genomic interval from Juglans microcarpa x Juglans regia isolate MS1-56 chromosome 4D, Jm3101_v1.0, whole genome shotgun sequence contains the following:
- the LOC121261410 gene encoding synaptotagmin-2-like, producing MGFVSTILGIWGFGVGTSIGIVIGYYMFIYFQPTDVKDPAVRPLVEHDSRTLQSLLPEIPPWVKNPDHDRLDWLNKFVEIMWPYLDKAICKTARNIAKPIIAEQIPKYKIESVEFEALSLGSLPPTFPGMKVYVTDEKELIMEPSVKWAGNPNFIVAVKAFGLRATVQVVDLQVFVAPRITLKPLVPTFPCFSNIYVSLMEKPHVDFGLKLLGADAMSIPGLYRFVQELIKDQVANMYLWPKALEVPILDQAKAMKRPVGILHVKVLRAMKLKKKDLLGASDPYVKLKLTEDKLPSKKTTVKHRNLNPEWNEEFNVVVKDPESQALEMTVYDWEQVGKHDKMGMNVIPLKELTPDEPKVMTLDLLKNMDPNDVQNEKSRGQLVVEVVYRPFKEEEVPNDTEGENELQKAPEGTPAGGGMLVIIIHEAEDVEGKHHTNPYVRLLFKGEEKRTKHVKKNRDPRWEEEFQFMLEEPPTNDRIHVEVLSASSKLGLLHPKETLGYVDINLADVVNNKRIHEKYHLIDSKNGRIQIELQWRTAG